Genomic DNA from Candidatus Nitronereus thalassa:
TCTTCGACTTCTAACACTTCACCCGTATTGGCGTCGATTTCGACTTCCATTAATTTCCCATCGGTCGTCACGATTTCGACTTCCCAGATGACTTTGTGATCCTTTTCCTCTTCAAGCTCCGCTTCCACGACCGTTCCTGGCACTTTTTGCAAGGCCGTTTGGATAGCTTGGTCTGCCGAGACTTTGGCCTCACCCGCGACATGGACTTTTTCTTTAATTTCGCATTGCTCGTGGTGCTTGCGCATATGCGCACATCCTGTGCCCAAAAGTACGCTCACACTGAGTAACACCAAAACAACTGATTTACTGATAGTCATATGTGCTCCTTTGTTTGAATGAAAATATTGTCCATTGATATAGAGTATCTTTCTTGAAGGTATCAAATAATATGCCAGAGACAGGACTCCGGATTTATCGAACTTTCCCAATGCGTTGAGGCTCTCGACCATTTAAACAACGAGGCATTTCACTACAAGGTTATTTTCCTTGACTGGGGTAAAGGTCTACAGGCAAATCTAAACTTCATTGTTCCCCTTGGACTAAAATGTGACCTTATTGGAAGAAACCTCTGGTGTAAGAATTGCTTCGAAGAATACCGAAATGAAGAATCTCCCTTCAATCCCTAGGCTGAATTTATCTCAGTTTGATGCCGCCATTTTTGACTTGGATGGGGTCGTCACCCAAACAGCCAAGGTTCATGCGGCGGCATGGAAGAACATGTTTGATGACTTTCTCAATATCCGTGCCTCACAGACGGGCGTACCTTTTCAGCCATTTGCCCCTGTCCAGGATTACCGTCAGTATGTGGATGGGAAACCGAGATATGATGGCGTGACCAGTTTTTTACATTCTCGCGGAATTGACCTGCCTTACGGAGAACCCTCAGATCACCCGAGCCATGACACCATTTGCGGATTGGGCAATCTCAAAAACAGAAAATTCTTAGAAACACTTCATGCACAGGGTGTAGACGTCTTTCCTTCGACGCTTGCGCTGATCAATTTCCTTAAGGCGAGGGGAAAGACGGTCGCGGTTGTGACGGCTAGCGAGAACTGCCAGGAAATTCTTCAGGCCGCTGAAATAAAGGACCTTTTTACTGTCAGTGTGGATGGCCGAGACGCCAAGACCTTTCACCTGCACGGCAAACCGGAACCTGATACGTTTGTAAAGGCAGCGGAATTGCTCGGGGTTCACCCTCAACAAGCCGTGGTCTTTGAAGACGCCTTAGCCGGCGTCGAAGCCGGTCAGGCCGGACATTTTGGTTTGGTGATAGGAATCGATCGTGCGGGCCAGTCCGAAGCTCTGCATTCTCATGGAGGGGATGTGGTTGTTTCCGATTTGGTTGAAATCGAAGTCCTCGATGAAGCCGGGGTCTTATGGATTAGCTCGCAAGCCTTGCCTTCTGCGCTCCACCAATTCAAGAAATTGATGGCTGAATTTCATGAAAAACGAGTCATCGTCTTTTTAGATTACGATGGAACATTAACGCCAATTGTGAATCGACCAGAGTTGGCCGTGCTATCTTCTGAAATGCGTGAGGCTTTGACCCTTTTGAGTCGTCAATGTCCGGTTGGTATTATCTCTGGTCGAGACCGCAAAGATGTTTCGGATTTGGTCAAACTCGATTCCTTGATCTATGCGGGGAGCCACGGGTTCGATATTGCCGGACCTCAAGAGCTGAATCTTCATCATGAAGTCGGGACAGAATTTACTTCGGCACTCGATCAGGCGGAGTCAGACCTTCGGGACCGGTTGCTTGGCATTCCCGGTTTATTACTTGAGCGAAAGAAATTCTCCATTACCGTGCATTATCGCCTGGTTCCTCAAGACCAGATACCAAAGGTTGCTCACGTGGTGACACAGGTCGTATCAACCTTTCCGACCCTCCAACGATCTGAAGGAAAGAAAGTCTTTGAGATTCAACCACGGCTCGAATGGGATAAAGGCAAAGCCTTGTTATGGTTGCTTGATGGATTGGATTGGAAAGAAAAGAATTATTTTCCTGTCTATATCGGAGACGATCTGACGGACGAAAATGCGTTTCGTGTGTTAGCTGGTATGGGTATAGGAATCGTGGTGGAGGATGGATATCGGTTTTCCTCTGCACAATATGC
This window encodes:
- a CDS encoding PepSY domain-containing protein; its protein translation is MTISKSVVLVLLSVSVLLGTGCAHMRKHHEQCEIKEKVHVAGEAKVSADQAIQTALQKVPGTVVEAELEEEKDHKVIWEVEIVTTDGKLMEVEIDANTGEVLEVEEEKAD
- the otsB gene encoding trehalose-phosphatase, coding for MKNLPSIPRLNLSQFDAAIFDLDGVVTQTAKVHAAAWKNMFDDFLNIRASQTGVPFQPFAPVQDYRQYVDGKPRYDGVTSFLHSRGIDLPYGEPSDHPSHDTICGLGNLKNRKFLETLHAQGVDVFPSTLALINFLKARGKTVAVVTASENCQEILQAAEIKDLFTVSVDGRDAKTFHLHGKPEPDTFVKAAELLGVHPQQAVVFEDALAGVEAGQAGHFGLVIGIDRAGQSEALHSHGGDVVVSDLVEIEVLDEAGVLWISSQALPSALHQFKKLMAEFHEKRVIVFLDYDGTLTPIVNRPELAVLSSEMREALTLLSRQCPVGIISGRDRKDVSDLVKLDSLIYAGSHGFDIAGPQELNLHHEVGTEFTSALDQAESDLRDRLLGIPGLLLERKKFSITVHYRLVPQDQIPKVAHVVTQVVSTFPTLQRSEGKKVFEIQPRLEWDKGKALLWLLDGLDWKEKNYFPVYIGDDLTDENAFRVLAGMGIGIVVEDGYRFSSAQYALENPHEVQQFLMHLYHHLDRMAS